In Apteryx mantelli isolate bAptMan1 chromosome 8, bAptMan1.hap1, whole genome shotgun sequence, the genomic window AGCAGTGAGGTGTTACCCACAGAAGCTCAGACCTCCAAGATCTTTTGGAAGCTTGGCTGAGCTACATGGCTAGTCCCTTCTGACCCAAGGGCTCATCCTCGAGAGCAGGGAGGTTAGAGGCTGAGCCCTGTTGTTCAAGCAGGGGCAGGCTTCCTCTCTAAAGCGTGCTGGGACAGAGAGAAGGCTCTTGCTGTTCTCATGATGGAAATGGCTGCCAAGTCTCAGGCAGCATGTGTGAGGTCAGCCCTCCCCAgtcagctctgcttgcagctgtcTTACTACGAGATCCCTTTTCCTTTAGCATCTTTGTGCCTGATCCATGCTCTGCTGATAGCCTGGGCCTGGCAGAACAGATCATGGAGCAGGAGAAAATTCCAGTGCAGTGCTGCAGGCTGTGGCTATAGGAAGGACCTACTCAAGGAAGCTTTGCTCCATGGCTTCTTCCTGGTTGCAGACTATAATCCAGGCCTTAGGTGCTCCCCCAGTCCCTCTCTGATGTTTACTGACTTGTGACCTTTGGGGCTTGGGAGAAAAGGGATTTGTGAGGCATATATAAAGTagaggtgactttttttttttttccttctcactgtGCCTGTATTGATGGAGCCATTTAGGAACCCCTGATTTCAGCGAGACTATTACTCTGAACACCCTGAACggcctctgctccttcccttttCGTGTAACAGACCTGCTTCAGTGTCCTGTCCCAGGGGTCGTCACAGTATCCTTGGTAAAGCTTCAGCTCTTCTTCATCAGCTTCTGTCACTGTGCTGACTGGTACAACGCCAGCAGGGAAGTTCAAGACATTGTACAACATCGTGGAGGAGATGGCAGCTGAGAGAAGCAAAAGACAGACTGCAGGTAGCCACAGCCATCTATGTTCTTTCAAACTTCAAGCATGTTCCTTAAGCCCCCTGAAAACTAGCCGCTTCTGGGGGAGATACTGCAGAGGGCTGGTTTTATGTGAGTCCAAGTCCCACTGCACGAAACAACTCTCACCAAATCACTTCATCTGCGTGTCTATCTCTGTTTGCCAGTAACGCCCATAAAATGCTTAGATAGGCAGCAAAGTTCCCCAGCAGCCCCCACAGTTGGATGTTTCTGTCCAGTCACAACCACAGTGGTCTTTTCCCTCCCAGATTCACTTACTTAGGAGTTTCCCAGGGTACCCCGTAGTGAAAGCCGGACCCAGGACAGGGCAAAGCATGACGTGCAGCCTGAGTTCCCTCCACTTGTTGATGAACTCTGTACGGTACGCCTtggggaggagagcagagatGATATAGAGGGCATGTCAACACCTGGAGCATCTCAGCTTCTTTGGGCTGTGCACCAGGCTCTCACGTGgctgggggaggcagcagcaggcagatcaGTGCATGAGGGAAAAAGGCAGGGCAAAGCAGCTGGTTACAGCATTTGTCTGCATGATGGAGAAACTTTTCCGGGATCACAACACTACCAGGGAAGGTGGGGGTCAGCGAATGTCCCAGCCCTAAAGGCTATGTACAGAGCCTCTATGGCCCCAGCTCTTGCGGTCTCTTATTGCTTTTTTCTCCAAAGCAGGACCTGCACTAAAAGCCTGTGTGCGAATGCCTTTCCCTGCCACACATGGACAAACCATGACTGAATGGCTCATGAGTCAGAAATTGGTAAGACCCCTCTTTAGCAGGCATCAGCTGCACTGGGACCACTGAGCATGGGCATTTGGGCATGAGCACTGGGCAAACCATAAAAGCCATCCTGGGTTGACCCCAAAGCCCAGGTAGCCCAGGCTTGTCTCTTGTTTGTGCCTTTCCCTCCATCTCTCCTCCTCAGCACTCCACTGCACAACCCCTTTCTTAAATAATGACCCCCAATCTGGTACTTGCTGTTAAGCCTCAACTCATAGCATGATGCCAGAGAGAAAAGTCCTCAAAACATACCATTATTTGATGCTGATGCTTCCACATCTTGTTCACTGACCTGCAAATGGAAACCACAGTAACATTTTTAAGCCTTAAGAGGAAGGGAAGACTGCTTAAATTATCCTCCAAGTTGATACGCCTCAGTGATTTTAGCAATTATTCAAAACAGTACATCTCTCCCAATTTCTCTAAAGTTTCTTTTGGGATTTGGGCAAATGTCTGGGAGAGGTAGAAAGAAGGTTTCTCTTGTGAGGCTGGGTTTAGTACTCAGCTCTGCTGCAAGCTTACTGTATAACCTTATCTAAGTCCCTTAATCCTTTATGGATCCCAGATTTGCTACAGGAGGGATGGGCTTGTATCAGACTACCTGAGGTAGTTGTAAAACATAGATAAATCTTTGGCATCTTGAAGAAACAAAAAGGCTGCAGCCTTTGAGAGAGCTGGAGGGAAAACTCATTTGTGTTGGAGGGTATCTGGATTCTTTATCAGTATCTTTATTGCTAGTTCCTCTTTGTAGAGAATAATGAAAATGGGATGTGATGGGTATGTCATTTAATCCTTCGTTACATAAAACTTTGCTTTAGCTTTGAAAGTGaatttcttaagtgtttcataacTTGTCTCAGGCCCTGGGGGACTGCAATCTGATGTGGAGAATCACCAGAAATGGCGCTGACAGAAACCATCAGAGGCTGTTTTCCATTCCCCCACCCAAGGCAGGCCTGGTGGGTCTAAGCCATTGCTGACAGGTGTGCATCTGGTTCCTGGGATAccccagcatctcctggggaaccTCTACCAGAGGGAATGCTTCCTGAGTTCCCTGGCTGTAATGTTAAGCCTTTGACTTTGCATCCTGGCCCTGGGAGATGCAGGACTTAGTCTTTTGCTTCTCACCTTGCAGCAACCTAGAGCATGTTTGAAGACCTGTGGGAAGGCGTTATTATGCTAGGGGTGTGGGGAGATGTATTCCTAAAGGCTAAAGTGTAGTCCAGGACAGAGGGACAGCCCCTCCAGAGAGTGGGTCAGAGTGTGTCTTGAACCTGGTGTCCCTCACCCCACTATGGGCACCCGTTGCAGAAAGTACAGTTCATTTCCACAGACACCCCATTTCCCAGCAGGCAGCTGAGGAAGGTGCTGTCTTACCTCATTCCACACAAGGCACTCAGATAGTCAGCCAGGCGGGGAAACTGAAAAGGCAAGAGGGTCCTGTTAGGGTTGGGATGTGGGGCGCAGCAACTTGTGTCATCTTGGGAGACCTCCAGTCGCAGCCCATCTCTCTCCCTGGGGATGCTGCTCTGACAGTGAATTAAATTGCTTGAAAATGTTCCTCATAGCTCTCATTTTAGTTCATTTCCGACTTTGTTGTTGATTCTTGATTTGTTTCTTTCAGCCCAATATTTGCTTCTCACAGAAGAAAGCACTGACATGAAACAAGtcaccttttattatttttggtaAATAAAACATCTTTTACTGTGTTATCCCACAGAAACAAGACTTCTGCAAACACTGGTTGTCTCACATTCACTGCTACCTTTTTGATCCTGTTAGTTGATAACAACCCAATtggacagaaagagaaaacaggatgGAGGAGAGAAACCCTACAAAAGGATGCTCACCTGGTGAAGGGGTTACAGTGAGCATCAACCCTTATTAACCATGAGGAATTCCCATGAAAACAAGCTCTTTGGGAGGCCTCAAACACAGGCATAGCGCTTCAAACTCCAGTCTGCCTGCTGCAGTGTTTCCCAGTTGCATGAATCAGTAGGAAACTGGGCATCACTAGCTCCAGTGTTGAAGAACTGCTTGCTGTGGACTCTGCATTATTCTTTTACAACTCTTGGCTGGtccttttctcatttccttttgcaCTATATAAATCCTAGCAAGATGCCAGAAAAGACCTTCCCAAGTGGTAGCGTTTGCCTTGGTCTGAAATCCCAGGGTTTCCATTTAAAGGCATCTCCCAGTACCACCACCCTTTCAAGCATCACAGGGCTTTCCTGACACCACTTTGCCTTGAGCCTGAGGCTAGGGACTCACCAGAGGTTTAAGAATCAGAGCCAACAGCTTCTTCCACAGTGTTGGGATCTTGTAGCAATTCACCTGTGGTTTCAAGCCTGAATCTACAATATTTCCTGCGCTGAGAAACAAGAGGAGGAGGGGATCATGGCAGAGAAGCCATTTGCCTTATCTCAGAAATCTGAGTATCTCCTGTTTGGGGTAGGAGAGATGAGCTAGTTTTACCCATGCATGGTGCTCATGGGTGCAGGGATGAAAGTGTTTTACGGCACTCCTGCCAGAGGATTCCTACTTACAACAGATCCAAGAAAGCACGgcctccatcagcaaaaaatgTCTTCAAAAACAGTTCGGTCATGACATAGTGGATCCGAGGTGGAGCAAATGGCACCAACTGCATCAAAGTACAAGATTATGTGGCAGCTTGGGGATGTGAATAGTTTCCAGTGCCTGACTGTGGAAATACTTCAAATGCAGAACAGCAGCCTCCCAGGGCTCCACACACCTGTGGAGAGCCCCAGTTCATCCCTTTCCCATGTGTGATTATTCTTCCCTGAgggctgctcagcccagctctgagATCTTTCCAGAGCCATTTCCTCATCCTATTCTAGGCGATCACTGAGCCAGAAACTGCACCAGTTTCCAGCATGTCCCAGCAGACTCAACACCTGCTCAAACACAGACTCACCTTGCTATAAAGATCAGGTAACATTAACACATTTGTTACAGGTAGGTCTAGACCGAGGGGAAGGTGTTTTCCAACCCCTGCCAATGGCCCTTTTCCCTCTGTGGTCCAGGAGAGGGCTCCCTGGACATTGAGGAGAAAGGGGAACGATGGCTCCCGAAGCCCTAGTGGGGAAGGACAGATCTAGAAAAGGCCAGGCCAGCCTTGCAGGGACAAGACGCAGCATGTTTACAGAGCTTTCTGTCTGGTCTGCAAGGAGACAGAGATGGATTTACTAGTCACCTGTGCTCTTTCCCCATGAGAGGGCACTGCTATAACAACCTGATAGGCGATGTGCTGGCCTACAGTGTGTGACTGCATTGTGCATATGGATGTAGTAACTTTCACCAGAATCTCTGTTACCTTCGATTATTTTTCCCACGCTGTTATCCTTGGCTAGTCCATTGTCAGATGGGTTTGGGGGTTATATCTACTCTCTGAAGAGTGATTGCAACAAAGAGAGGCAAAGATTGAGGCACCTTGGGGAGAAGAATTTGGTGAGGTCACACTCACCTCATGCCCGGCTGCCCGCAGAGCATCCCTGGTTTCATGCACTGCCCGTCTCATGCAAGGAGGGAGTGGGAAGTAGCCATCCGTGTCGTAGTACCCAATCCGGAGGGGAGCAGAGCTTGAATACACCTAAAGGAAAGGAGCCACTAGTTAAAGACTTCCAACTTTACTGTGACTAGGCCTGCCCACATCCTGAAGCCCACTGCAGAAGGGGATAAAAGGTCTAGGTATTAGAGAGCTGCTGCTTATGGTTTCCACGAGTTACCCTTTCCAAATGTCCAGTGCCCCCCTTTGTCTCCAGTCTCTTCTTCATCCCTCCCTTCAGATAAAGCACAGCCACTCAAGACCAGCTGGTTCAGCCATTGCTACAAAGGAAGGGGCTAGgaaaacctcctgaagttcatcTGCACAGAGGGAGAGGAAGCGTCTTCGGTCAGGAGAAGATTTGCTGCAGGAGTTACCCAGCCTGTCCCATCTTCCCTTAAAAATCTCCATTTTTTGCTCCTGAtgttctcttccttccccacccTTTGCTGGGGTATCTCAGTCCAATAATCCATATGCCAACTGAGAGGcagaaagaatactttttttgCTAGCCATTCTTTTTCTAACAATTATGACTTGTGCCTTCAAGGAAAATTAACAACGTTGTTGGAAACCTATACTGTAAGGATTCGTGGGCCCTTAAAATGTATGTATGCTGAGCAGGTACTTTTTCCTTGGTGTCCTGTGGGATGTTCAGAGCTGGCTGGATACTGGACCCTCCCTCCCTTCATCTGTCCCATGCCCTGGTGTTACTGTCTTTGTAACTCCACAGTGGCAAATTCCACCTCGGACTTCTCGTGAATCGCCCCTGAAGAACACGAAATAAACAGTAACCTTTTTATGTTTTGACGTGAAAGCACCCTCAAGAGGACCAGGGCTCTTTCACTAATGACTCACCTCCTCGTTGAAGGGGATGGGAGGCACGGTGGGGTCGAGCTGGAACATCTCCTCGCACAGCAATGCTTtcatgcacagggccaggctgtccacgtcccttgcCATCGGCCCCAGCGCACAGGGAACTGGAGGGGGAGGAGAACAAACGTCCACTTTAAGCAAGCAGGTGTACCAAACACTGGTCTCCTCCTCTGTGTGGCCTAGCTGACTGCAAGGGACAGTCAGGCAATGAGGTGGGATGTTCCAGAGAACCTTCTGACAGGTCTTGGCTATCTCAGACCTTCCTCAGGTCTTTGCTTTAGATTTTGCTCAGGATGTCTGTGCTGTGGGGAAAGGTAAGCTCAAGGTAGCTGCAGGGAGACCACTGTTTGCCTCTTTGCCAGCCCATTCATCTGGACTGCCTCTgcaaaagcaaatgctgtaaGAGGCATCAATCCTTCAGTTGTACTTAAGGAGGGTCTAAACATCCCCACCAAAATAGGATGTTGTCATCCTCTGCTTTATGTGGACAGACACATAAAGAGCTGATCCTTGAATTGAAGACAGATGGGTTAAACAGACAAAGTAGAGACAGGGAATACAACCTTTCTGCTTCTACAGTAGGCCTTAGAGATGACATGACTTCACTAAGGTGTCCCTAAGGAGCTGTGACAGTCTACAACTGGGTATACTGAACCCAGGCCAAAGCCTCATGCTGTGCTATGAAGTGTCCAGACACAAGCAAACCTGACCTCTCCCTCCTTCCACCCTTCCTGTTCTTCGCAGCATATAGAGAAAAACAATTCTAAATTCACATACCCGACAGAATCCCATCGATTGGGCCACTTGCTCCAGACAAGCTGGGAGGGGGCAAAAAAAATGTATACTGTCATTTCAATAACAGATATTGCCAGGAGGTCTGAATGGACAGTGGGGTCTTCAGTCTGAATTTCCATTCCCTCACCAGGGAAATGCGGTTCTGTGTGACCAGGCAGCTGTTTGCTGATCCATCAGTTTGCTGAACCAGCCCCAGATTGTCCTTGATTGCAGTGCATGTAGGACAAGGTACATGTGAGCTCAGAGGGGCTGTGTGTACCTCAGTAAGGAGCAACATGGGTTTGCAGGCTCCTTGCAGAGCAGGAAGGGCAAACCCCAGCACCTACCTGAGCCTCTCGCTCGTGGGCTTGAGCCCACACAGCCCGCAGAAGCTGGACGGCAGGCGGATGCTGCCACCAATGTCCGACCCAATGCCCAGGATGGAGCCTCCCCCTGCAATCAGAGCTCCCTCCCCACCGGAGGAGCCTCCGGGGCTCTTCTTGTGGTTGAAAGGGTTCAGTGTCTGGCCAAAGATGGCATTACTGCAGTCGTAGCtggggagaagaaaagcagcaagcaGACTGTCAGGAACAGCCTAATGCCTTGACTTCGCTGACTGTTCCTTACTGTGAGCCTGTGTGGCACAGCCAACCCCTGTCACCTTGTAATCCCTTTGGGACATGACTTGTTCCCATCAGAAAGAGTtgggaactgaggcacaggctGAGGTCACAGATCACTGTGTGTGGGCAGGGAATCAAACTGGGGTCTCTGAGTCCCAGAGCTGTATTCAAGCTGTCTACTGTGGGTTGTGGTGAAGAAAATGCATACCCCAGTTCTCCCTCACATACATGAGTGCACTTGATTTCTTTCATTGTGTGTCTTTTCCCCTAAATCTTATATAAAAGCTATTTTCAGCTGAACTGGGATTGTTGGCAGCTGATTGGAGGGGGAAATTGGCCAGGAAACATCTCAAGAAACACACAGGGAGCCTGTCCCCTGACCCTTGGGCTGGGTTTTAGCTTCAGGTGTACAGCCAGAGGAGACATTTCTAATGATGTACTACCTGAAGAGGGATTGCGACACGTTGGTAAGTGCAAATGGGATGGCCCCCTGTCTCTTCAAAACCTTGACTAGGACGCTGTCCTCTTGCACCGGGGTGTTCAAGAACTGCACAAGCCCACAGGTCGACAGATGTCCCTGCAAAGAGGAGAAATGACAGTGGAGAGGGTCAGTGAAGTTCCTCTGCAGTTTCAGCCTGCAGTTTGGGAAGGAAGAGCTGGTGTCCATGTTTGGGGTACTAGTCTGCTCCCTACTGTGTGTGCCCTTGCACAAAGGGCCAAGGACTCCTCGTCCCAGTGATGCCCGTAGCAGCAAAGGGCTGCCAAGCACTTGCAGGGTTAAGGCTTCTCCTAAAGCTGTCCTTGCTCCTTTTCATGCTATTTCTCTCCCCCATCCCAGATGCAACTCCACAGGTGCTCTTCCTTTACCCACTATCTCAAGATCAAACCCAGTATCCTGCTCTCCAGAGGTAGCCAGTAGTGGAAGTTCAGGGAGGCAGTATAAAACCAGGCAAACAGTGTACTCCCTTCTCAGTTATTCTTGGTGTCTGGGGCTTACTTTTGGGCTTGAGCACTCTTAGCTGTGTTGGTAACTCAACATGGAGCAGACAGCCCAACAAATTCAGCTCAGGAGTCTGTGGTCTTCAAGGCCAGTCCTCATCAGGGCTTGTCCCTGTGACAGGGTCACTAGTGCATCTGTTCTGAACACAGGTTTATGGCTAAGGGGCTCAGTGGTCTGGTGTATAACTATTCACCCCTTGGTTTTGGCTGATGGAGGCTCTGGGACAGACTTGCTGATGCAGTTGGGTTCCCCTGCTCAGGAATTCTTGCATTGAGGCTTTGGACGCACATCCTCTTCTGGCAGCCGAACTGCTCATGTGATGGCTCCCTAGCCTGCTTCTGCCAGCATGAGCAGGGTTAGCAAAGATCTGCTCTTTAAACTGCTCTGGCTTTGCTGATTTTTTCTGTTCAAAGTGAAAGCATTCAGAAGAGCAGCACTGCTGATGCGGTGGCAATGCTCATCTCCATGGAGGAGCAGCTCTTGAACTGCTAGGGCTGCAACTGCAAGGAGATGTGGGGCCACAGCTTCAGACCAGCAGGGTTTCCTGTGGTGTAAACAGGAGGGGAGGATTAGGCCCCTTTCCCATCCTCTTGTGTCCCCCTTACCTCATAGCCCATCTAAATTTGAGCCTAACTCTCAGTGGGATGCTTCATGGGCACAAAGGGAAAGCACCTTGTGGCCAATGTGATCCTTGATGCTGATGGGAATGCCATAGAGCAGCCCTTTCTCCTTTCGCCGTTGTATTTCCTGGAGTTGCTCCTCACACTCTGGGATAAAATGTCGCAAGCAGTTTGTCTGCTGGGTCACTTCCAGGGCCTTTGCCGGGACACATTGAGAAATATGTGTTAGTTAAGAACAATGTAATTACTTAGATGCATTTGGTAGCTACCTGGATCCGTAAAGCAAGGACTAATGACTCGGGATGGAAGATAAGCCCTCCCTAGAGCATCCCAGCTCAAACCCTTTAAAAAGACTGTCCAGTGAGGGGTCTGACCGAGGAGACAGAGAGATCCCTTCCCTTTCATATCTTTTTTCTGATATCTGCTGTATTAAAGACTTGTCATAATCAACAGCTCCAGCAAGTCTCCTCaaccaccagcccccacaccatGGTGTGGGGAATGTAAGTGATTTGCCCTTCATGCTCTGTATGGGTTCTCACCTTCTCTACATAGGTGTAGAGGACTGTCTCAGGAGACAGAGACCCTTCCCGCAGTCTCCCGGCAAGCTCCACCAGGGGCAGGGACAGGATGGCAGCAGTCTGGGCATGCGAGATCTGCAAAGGGAAGAAGGGCATGCCAGGACAGCATCTCCAGGTACCTGAGGCAGGGGCCTGTGCCTTGGCTCAGAGAGGGTAAGTCCCTTAAGTTTTGTCAACGTTATCAACTGAGCTTTCTGGAAAGGCAGACTCTGACTGTTTCAGCCTGAGTTTGAGCTGATCTGCAGGCCTTGTGGATAGCATGAACATGCTGTAAATCACAGCAGCCCAGCTGTCTCTGAAGGCATAGAAGAACTTCACACATCCACTGCAGCAAGGGACAAGGCAATGTGTCActtctgagccttcctccatgcACTGTGGCACTTACCCACAACTGAAAGGTAATCTCAGCTGTGCAGACACCAGCGCTAATGAGCTGGTAATGAATTCCTTGCACACAAGTCTCGGGTTGGCCCTTCATCCCTCAGTGTGGGTACAGGCACTGTGCTATCAGCCCTGGAGTCAGCCCAGTCTGGCCTAAACATCTAATAATCCAGGTCTGGCAAACTACAAAGAAGCCAGTAGGGGCTCACAGGTAGATAAGGACTACTCAGATGAATAAGCCTGTCAGATCTCAGTGCCACCAACTCTTTTTAAGGTTTCATActatattcaaaagaaaaaatttctAAGGGTCTTAGCTGGTATGCTTTATGTGCAGGTATGTTACCTGTGTAAACGTGATGGTTTAACCAGGACATACTCAGAAGAGAACggagcagggaggaaagggggTTAACAATCAGTGTCACAGTAGGAATTTGTGACCGCATCCGTgctggttgggtgcctgccttaTTCACCCCTGCTGCGTCCTGGTTGCTCCCAGAGGGCACCAAATGCCTGTGCTTCGTTAGTGTTAAGTCAGGCCAAGCATCTTCTGGGCAGcctgctgggctgggaggcctCCCTGGCTAGGATCCCTGGTGAAAGCTTTTTTGAAGACTCTCTAAGAGCCATCAAGAAGCCAGGTTTTAGAGCCAAAGATATAGGGGAAGGATATGGACAGATGAATAAACTCAGAGttaggaaaataaattaatttctttcttgtacCCATAGAGGCAAGAGACATTTCCAGGTCCCTCAAGAACTTGAATTTGGATCAATGAAGGTCCAGTGCTTCATCACCTGTGTTATCCAAAACCTCTTCCCAGTGCGTAATTCACATCTCCCTGGCTACAGACTCCCACTGCATCTCATTCAGCTTGAGGAAAGCAGTGATCTCCCTTCCTCCCAACGCAGCCTTTCCTCTTGTTGAAGGCTGCTGGCACATCTCCTCTGGGCTCCTTGTTATAAAAGCTATAGAAGGGTGAACTAGAAGGAGGAGATGGAGAACAACATCAGCAGACCACCCCGGTGTGACTCAGACCCCCCCCCTAGAGGCACATTACCTGTTCTCTGAACTGCTGAAcagccttttccatttttttcacacCCTGATCCCGGGTCCTCCGAgcctcttccattttctcctgAATCTGCCGTTTGCCCAGCCATTTCCAGAATGCCATGGCTGCAGCTGAGCCACAGAGCAGGGCAAGGGCAGCAGAAGGACTCACCTCCCCATCTGGCAGGAGCTGTCTGAGCTGTTGCTGCATCGTAATGCAGCTCTCTGGTCTCTGGGGATGGAGcgagaaagaaaagcaaggcagGGGCAGGACAGCTTAACTGCCTCCCTGAAACTGTCCCTCTTCCCACCACCACTATCTCAGCTCAGAAAATGGTTTGAAAGTCCAATGCcaatccctgcagagctgccttcAGTGAGGCGTGCAGGGGAGAATGATTGACTGGGAAGTGGAGAAGGTGAAATTTGCACGGCCAGTGAAGCTCTGGGGCGTGTCAGGCTCATACTGGCTTTCTGGACCGTGGTAAGATCACCTCTGGGAGGGAATGGCTGTGGGATAGCTGAAGAGAAGAAGCAAGGAAATAGCTTCTCTCCTGTTTCCTGGGCAACCTAAAAGGACAATGGGAAATGGGGAAAATCCAACTTGATATCACAAGATTTCCATGCACAGTGAGGGTGATGGTATGCTAAGAGGACCCATACGTGTTGGGTGCCCGTCAGCGCCCAAGCTCCTTAGCCTGTGCTGCTCCCATTTCAGCCCGCCTGAGAGATACAGCTCAGCACTGCCACAATGTCTGCATGCACCATGGGGAGAGGCTGGGTGCACCCCGTTACAGAGTGTGCTGATACCACTTTAGGAGTGGAAAACCCCACAGGGTTGCAGCCCAGAAGCAAACCATTCCCAGTAGAAATAGAGAAGTCTGTTGGCTGATGTCCTTCCAGCAAGAAGCAAACACTTCTTGCAACAACCTAGCTGACATCAGCCTCAAGCCAAAGGCCATGGTCTATCTGTGATCCTCTCTACCTGTCTTGGAGAGAGAGTTCTCACCCAGAGTTCATGACCATCTGCTCAGAAGAGTCATGACAGAATCCCAGAACCTGATCCCAGTCCAACAGAGTTTGGAACCGGATATAGAAAGAAAGATAAAGAGCCTTCCCTCATCAAGGCTAGAGAGTCCTTTAATGCTTGCTTTTTCATCCGTTGTCAGGTCCATTCTAAACTGTTAGACAAGACAAGTTCATTGTTGTTTCCCCTTAAAATTGGTGAGAGTAGTGAATGTTCTCTTTGTTTTTAACTAGTGAGATTCATGAGGGACTCTGGACAAAACTGACTTTGGCATCCTCTAAGAAACAGTCTGAAGATGACAGCAATTACCTAGTTAAGCTGACCTCTTACTGTGTTCCCTTTCAGTGGCGTCCTCGTCTCAGAGGATGCATCCTCAGCTAAACCACTGTTGGTTTTACAAGACTAGTCACCTGAGGACAGAGCAGCAGCCCATCTAGCTCCAGCTCCTGCCCCATGGTACCAGCTGCAGCAGATGCCTTGGGAAGGTGCA contains:
- the LOC106485226 gene encoding vitamin D3 hydroxylase-associated protein-like, whose amino-acid sequence is MQQQLRQLLPDGEVSPSAALALLCGSAAAMAFWKWLGKRQIQEKMEEARRTRDQGVKKMEKAVQQFREQISHAQTAAILSLPLVELAGRLREGSLSPETVLYTYVEKALEVTQQTNCLRHFIPECEEQLQEIQRRKEKGLLYGIPISIKDHIGHKGHLSTCGLVQFLNTPVQEDSVLVKVLKRQGAIPFALTNVSQSLFSYDCSNAIFGQTLNPFNHKKSPGGSSGGEGALIAGGGSILGIGSDIGGSIRLPSSFCGLCGLKPTSERLSLSGASGPIDGILSVPCALGPMARDVDSLALCMKALLCEEMFQLDPTVPPIPFNEEVYSSSAPLRIGYYDTDGYFPLPPCMRRAVHETRDALRAAGHELVPFAPPRIHYVMTELFLKTFFADGGRAFLDLFAGNIVDSGLKPQVNCYKIPTLWKKLLALILKPLFPRLADYLSALCGMRSVNKMWKHQHQIMAYRTEFINKWRELRLHVMLCPVLGPAFTTGYPGKLLTAISSTMLYNVLNFPAGVVPVSTVTEADEEELKLYQGYCDDPWDRTLKQAVEGAVGLPVAVQCVALPWQEELCLRFMKEVETLSREKTAI